In Labrus bergylta chromosome 1, fLabBer1.1, whole genome shotgun sequence, one genomic interval encodes:
- the syngr2b gene encoding synaptogyrin-2b, whose product MEETGGATAYGASLAGGGFDVNKFVRQPQTIVRFLSWIFALVVFASITTEGYINSPHDPNAKCIFNQNDSACHYAIGIGVIAFLACVGFLVLDVYVPYMSNAQERKYAVMADLGFSGAWTFLWFVCFCLLASQWGKTHEIGGVPVDAARATVAFSFFSIATWGILTYFALGRFRRGVNEVTIPTYTEPTPDLHTPYPPTYAPTSYTPTTYNPTTYTPTTYTGYPGSVPDMHPQPPFTPQPQPQGDIGYQPPNY is encoded by the exons ATGGAGGAGACGGGCGGTGCTACAGCGTACGGGGCTTCGCTCGCTGGAGGAGGCTTCGACGTCAACAAGTTTGTCCGACAACCGCAAACTATCGTGCGGTTTCTTAGCTGG ATATTTGCTTTGGTGGTGTTCGCCTCCATCACAACAGAGGGATACATCAACTCTCCCCACGATCCGAATGCAAAGTGCATCTTCAACCAGAACGACTCGGCGTGTCACTACGCTATTGGCATCGGGGTGATCGCCTTCCTGGCGTGTGTGGGCTTCCTGGTGTTGGATGTTTACGTGCCTTATATGAGCAATGCACAGGAGAGGAAGTATGCTGTCATGGCCGACCTGGGATTCTCAG GGGCGTGGACCTTcctgtggtttgtgtgtttctgcctgTTGGCCAGTCAGTGGGGTAAAACTCATGAAATCGGAGGAGTACCAGTGGATGCTGCACGTGCTACAGTggccttctctttcttctccatCGCAACATGG GGAATCCTGACCTACTTCGCACTGGGCCGTTTCCGCCGAGGCGTGAATGAAGTCACAATCCCGACGTACACAGAGCCAACACCAGATCTCCATACCCCCTACCCTCCAACCTACGCCCCCACCTCCTACACCCCCACCACCTACAACCCCACCACATACACCCCCACCACATACACAGGTTATCCAGGCAGTGTGCCCGACATGCACCCACAGCCTCCCTTCACCCCACAGCCCCAGCCACAGGGAGACATCGGCTACCAGCCGCCAAACTACTGA